From Porphyromonadaceae bacterium W3.11, one genomic window encodes:
- a CDS encoding START-like domain-containing protein — MRKSNVKFSGYRKEFFLDSASAQSVWNQISTSRGLSEWFAPMVDITGNDLHVYWDDAGDDRKALIVKLEPQRLIKWVWTDDPDSYLSMEIVFTELSRTISLLVDDHDEGLDPETLDELWTNHMERLLSTLGLS; from the coding sequence ATGAGAAAGAGTAATGTTAAGTTTAGTGGTTATCGCAAAGAGTTCTTTCTAGATAGTGCTTCTGCACAGAGCGTATGGAATCAAATCTCAACTTCTAGAGGTCTCTCTGAATGGTTTGCTCCTATGGTGGACATCACTGGCAATGATCTACATGTCTATTGGGATGACGCTGGGGACGACCGCAAAGCCCTAATCGTAAAACTAGAACCCCAAAGGCTAATCAAGTGGGTATGGACTGATGATCCAGATAGCTACTTAAGTATGGAGATTGTCTTCACTGAGCTATCACGCACCATATCTTTATTAGTAGATGACCATGACGAAGGATTAGATCCCGAAACCCTGGACGAGCTCTGGACGAATCACATGGAGCGCCTACTAAGCACATTAGGGCTGAGTTAA
- a CDS encoding 6-carboxytetrahydropterin synthase — protein sequence MIRAERYHDISCGHRVVNHESKCRFLHGHNYRIHFGVEANDLDELGRVLDFSVIKSVLCDWLETHWDHKFLIWQEDPLLPELEKISPESLNVVPFNPTAENMALYLLHDVAPALLDPYQCRLTSCRIEETRKCSVSAEL from the coding sequence ATGATAAGAGCAGAGAGATACCACGACATCAGTTGTGGGCATCGTGTCGTGAATCATGAAAGTAAGTGTCGTTTTTTGCATGGGCATAATTATCGAATTCATTTTGGGGTCGAAGCAAATGATCTTGATGAGTTAGGACGAGTCCTTGACTTCTCAGTGATCAAGTCTGTGTTATGTGACTGGCTTGAAACGCACTGGGATCATAAGTTCTTGATTTGGCAAGAAGACCCTTTGCTTCCTGAATTAGAGAAAATTTCGCCCGAAAGTTTGAACGTCGTTCCTTTTAATCCGACAGCAGAAAATATGGCTTTGTATTTATTACATGATGTAGCTCCTGCACTGTTAGATCCGTATCAATGTCGGCTGACAAGTTGTAGGATTGAGGAAACAAGGAAGTGCTCTGTTTCTGCTGAGCTATGA
- the hemG gene encoding protoporphyrinogen oxidase yields the protein MTDVKYTPIVIIGGGLTGLSLAAGLDMRDIPFVLLEKKDRLGGQIRTLHKDGFTYEIGPNTGSVSTPEVAELFEYAAPEAQMAVAKSASNSRWIWKDKKFHPLPDGPISGLATPLFSWRDKFGIPFEPFRKKGGDPNETVGELAERRLGKSMVDYAVDPFIGGVYAGDPYQLVTRLALPKLYNLEQNHGSFIGGAVKKAKEHKSERDKKATKRIFNAEGGFENLVRAIANKIVRTGEVVTGADGIKITPTSEAEHRFSISYHHEGQDITINCDYVVSTVRADFIPSILPDEWAPCLERIASFPYAPVAEVVVGFDHLPSVPRAAFGGLVPSKEKRKILGILFPSSCFEGRVPYEDGALFTIFMGGLRNKEHFFEMSDEDLKKEALEELYTMMKIPHSIRPDLLHIARYEKAIPQYDKSVETILSDLQSIEDGYPGLYLAGGIRDGIGMAHRITQGMTLAESIAKELMQE from the coding sequence ATGACTGATGTAAAATATACCCCCATTGTGATTATTGGTGGAGGGCTGACTGGGCTATCGCTCGCAGCGGGATTAGATATGAGGGATATCCCCTTTGTGTTACTTGAGAAAAAGGATCGTTTGGGGGGACAGATAAGAACGTTACATAAGGATGGGTTTACGTATGAGATAGGCCCGAATACTGGGTCTGTTTCGACTCCCGAGGTTGCAGAGCTTTTTGAGTATGCTGCTCCTGAGGCTCAGATGGCTGTTGCCAAGTCCGCGTCAAATAGTCGTTGGATTTGGAAGGATAAGAAGTTTCATCCGCTTCCAGATGGACCTATTAGTGGGCTAGCTACCCCTCTATTTAGCTGGAGAGATAAGTTTGGTATCCCTTTTGAGCCTTTTAGAAAAAAAGGGGGCGATCCAAATGAGACTGTGGGAGAATTAGCTGAGCGACGTTTAGGGAAGAGTATGGTTGATTATGCGGTGGATCCATTCATTGGAGGGGTTTACGCAGGGGATCCGTACCAGTTAGTCACCCGACTAGCTCTCCCAAAGCTCTATAATCTTGAGCAGAATCATGGTAGTTTTATTGGTGGGGCTGTAAAGAAAGCCAAGGAACACAAGAGCGAGAGAGATAAGAAAGCTACGAAGAGGATCTTTAATGCTGAAGGAGGCTTTGAGAACTTAGTACGTGCTATTGCTAATAAGATTGTGCGTACTGGAGAAGTGGTAACAGGTGCAGATGGGATTAAGATTACCCCGACATCGGAGGCAGAGCATCGATTTAGTATTTCTTATCATCATGAAGGGCAGGATATTACCATTAATTGCGATTATGTCGTGAGTACGGTAAGAGCGGACTTTATTCCTAGTATCCTACCAGATGAGTGGGCCCCATGTCTTGAACGCATCGCATCTTTCCCCTATGCTCCAGTTGCAGAAGTGGTCGTTGGATTTGATCATTTACCCTCTGTTCCACGTGCTGCCTTTGGTGGATTGGTGCCAAGTAAAGAGAAGCGTAAGATACTTGGGATCCTTTTTCCTAGTTCCTGCTTTGAGGGAAGAGTACCATACGAAGATGGTGCCTTATTTACCATCTTTATGGGGGGGCTTAGAAACAAAGAGCATTTCTTTGAAATGTCCGATGAGGATCTGAAGAAAGAAGCTCTAGAGGAGCTCTATACGATGATGAAAATTCCACATAGCATCCGTCCTGATTTACTTCATATCGCTAGGTATGAGAAAGCTATTCCTCAGTATGACAAAAGTGTAGAAACGATCTTGTCCGATCTTCAATCTATTGAAGATGGTTATCCAGGGCTCTATTTGGCTGGCGGTATCAGAGATGGCATCGGTATGGCACATCGGATTACTCAGGGCATGACATTGGCTGAGAGTATTGCTAAAGAGTTGATGCAAGAATAG
- the ssb gene encoding single-stranded DNA-binding protein, with amino-acid sequence MNNLTENKVSLVGHVGADPKIKYLDQNTCTAMISLATDAEGTINEEGVMVRGMVTDWHSILCYRELAELVDKTVGVGDLIEVEGRLTYLKLKSGLEKRYKAVVLAQKVNVIKKKEYKKANASLPEEDIHQAYGEYLDTLSEDPDNLPF; translated from the coding sequence ATGAATAATCTAACTGAAAATAAGGTGAGCCTAGTAGGTCATGTCGGTGCTGATCCAAAGATTAAGTACCTAGACCAGAATACCTGTACAGCGATGATATCGCTAGCAACAGATGCAGAGGGAACTATTAATGAAGAAGGGGTGATGGTCAGAGGTATGGTTACTGATTGGCACTCTATTCTCTGTTATAGAGAGTTGGCCGAGCTTGTAGATAAGACCGTTGGAGTGGGGGATCTTATTGAGGTAGAGGGGCGATTAACCTATCTCAAATTGAAATCAGGGTTAGAGAAAAGGTATAAAGCCGTAGTCTTGGCACAGAAGGTAAATGTGATTAAGAAAAAAGAGTATAAGAAGGCTAATGCCAGTCTTCCTGAAGAAGATATTCATCAGGCTTATGGCGAGTACCTTGATACCCTGAGTGAGGACCCTGATAATCTCCCTTTTTAA
- a CDS encoding DUF2007 domain-containing protein, whose product MLVEVYNSIDPNEGHLAYTLLEDRDFFVRLENEHMSQIPGMSRGLSVMVREEDYNKARAILEEAGYLPVESNTTEEMEAEMAKERKAFTKKMTFILLGLFILLALLAIASRVLVVPA is encoded by the coding sequence ATGTTAGTAGAAGTCTATAACTCCATCGACCCTAACGAAGGGCATTTAGCATATACACTATTAGAGGATAGGGATTTCTTTGTTCGTTTAGAGAATGAACACATGAGTCAAATCCCAGGGATGTCACGAGGACTTTCAGTCATGGTTCGTGAAGAGGATTATAATAAGGCAAGAGCAATTCTAGAGGAGGCGGGATACCTTCCCGTGGAGTCAAATACTACAGAAGAAATGGAAGCAGAGATGGCGAAGGAGCGAAAAGCATTCACTAAGAAGATGACATTTATCCTCTTAGGCCTTTTTATTCTGCTTGCTTTACTAGCGATTGCTAGCAGAGTGTTGGTCGTTCCTGCCTAG
- a CDS encoding alpha-2-macroglobulin family protein, whose product MMRRIGYIVFVLLAGSLSVMAQGKTNDMKNEERLTEQIHYLHQLYQNADRVIKEYDDSNDLGKDVALWSPEKTIAEAKQVLSQILKDRVALHDEKSSFSLAYQSRVRRWSFSMEEKKSHYENALIVLSAFNRRYEDAFHEMVMSELDAALGHRYYSEAYLLLDQLLYILDSKASKELISSYIPKFQGSDEVLMLETKLLDVTYSEPLRTLEGQISYDQPLPEVEKEWLKMANELSTKVHKLTARVQQNNKYKAELNRWLQNLLDNGLVNLEVRSLNTLTGEVEMSLLAMIRSDAVTLYRSDENDRNNYKLKKYSGVQVLRTVVHDKLPNVGQYSYSVKNDDINRLDEREYITYNQIASNLYVHDQKSRRLQVISTYDGTPVAGVMVQKLDESFGETNTHFTTDKDGFVTLPLSPSRSGYRVKVNDPRLWNPDSYYIPGDVQDQPDVKDAIQLYYYLDRPIYRRGQEVKIGLLLVRSQKEKNYELPDKSIDVKLKAYRGSKEELVQEVTTITNKNGISEIKMTIPNDPELNRFSLESEHGTNNIRVEDYKLQYLNVKIDSIPKGYVSGQPMMVYGQTMDLNGNPTAANIVMTYDGSERIEAQSGNNGQFVMTTPPVSLEDGNNIWRYGRNQTLEFRASDALGNVAMERLYFSKLDTDMPLSADALLEDENITKEHFTLDSSSQPYNSRLLGDLSGRTIQAELLSKENGEKIALGVLPINGEKEFSFPHLKSGYYQLRLYATDGYGKEVSDTSSAYYFYSESDKTLNVDDDLLWVVKAENGTILYGSSVSTTLTMVKFDDEKVIEYQYIPVEKNVVYRLDGHKLRHVRRVIFNVVSGHRSDSESVIIDKHAGEANEPITLSGLDFTDDEYLLPSTHFKRTVKVKSGGRALKSAPVIVTVFDKAVADAAEDDSFWEKVGSDYMIPFGAYQEYASFDEVVLTSAPVSMRASVEKSAVGSGAPDLEEVTLRSNFAETAFFSALLTTDNKGQVVIEFDLPDTQTKYNIKVYTFDKGFKNQLISDHNFRVYSPLSIELSMPRFLTWDDHLEGEALLRNTGETAFESHYQVMLESGQVLAEGQAFIPAGGTKAVPFSLQADTSMGQEVVIQAKVVAGEMTDGVEYRLPLMTNLSTYIVSQPISLYKQDSVSLELPKVELGSSDAQLELYLDPIMVLLTQLAHDYRDHGLENNSFFGTVYQYNVYKRLEQYLQRYPDFRALLKLRAAQLSEIPKEELSGRDERLADPETLSTFFDFITSEKVLAQTLLKMEEEILSHKVVSGGFIYSNYWHEPSPFLTSYILNKLSPIWKSIESDELKKHLVVSVAYLKDELQRQNSYYHDYIDYALIASSYGISLDNLSAKEEKEYHKQVEHARKNYQTAYTSWMLRFAEYSKRYDKPDQFKEVHQFIEDRSTYSYNDDELAVMKVFLAKSQEKVDEQLIQFLLKMKQATMWRSAGVMEVAEVILDKITPSKISDKAEVVINGQGYALSREEKGRGFVQLTYPDLPSEMKISWRGVESDYVFGGVRYHVTEPSKSATPTGEKLKVRKQIFARKVSGDGSQEFREVTNEHPASKGDRLIIRYTIDTEQDLSLVTVHDPRPAGAEFGYDFSGYRFGDKLWFTYSRRDAEDRIYIDYLPRGQHTIELEATASNSGTFTYGPAEIQSTYAPEFAGNSAGGSITVTTAE is encoded by the coding sequence ATGATGAGAAGGATTGGATATATTGTATTTGTGCTATTGGCAGGCTCTTTATCAGTGATGGCACAAGGAAAGACAAATGATATGAAAAATGAAGAACGATTGACCGAGCAGATACACTATCTACATCAACTTTATCAAAATGCTGATCGTGTTATTAAAGAGTATGATGATAGCAATGATTTAGGAAAGGATGTGGCCCTCTGGAGTCCGGAGAAGACTATTGCTGAGGCTAAGCAGGTGTTATCACAGATTTTAAAGGACCGAGTAGCCCTTCATGACGAAAAGAGCTCCTTTTCACTGGCTTATCAGTCTCGTGTGCGTCGCTGGTCTTTTAGCATGGAAGAGAAAAAGTCCCATTATGAGAATGCCCTTATTGTCCTATCTGCATTTAATCGCAGATATGAGGATGCTTTTCATGAGATGGTGATGAGTGAGTTGGATGCAGCTCTAGGGCATCGCTATTACTCTGAGGCTTATCTGCTGTTAGACCAATTGCTGTATATACTGGATTCTAAAGCGAGTAAAGAGCTTATAAGTAGCTATATCCCTAAGTTTCAAGGGAGTGATGAGGTCCTCATGTTAGAGACGAAGCTCTTGGATGTTACATACTCTGAACCCCTACGAACTCTTGAGGGACAAATATCTTACGATCAGCCTTTGCCAGAGGTCGAGAAGGAGTGGCTCAAAATGGCAAACGAGCTATCCACAAAAGTTCATAAGTTGACAGCAAGAGTTCAGCAAAATAATAAGTACAAGGCTGAACTCAATCGCTGGCTACAAAACCTCTTGGATAATGGGTTGGTGAATTTGGAGGTGAGGTCGCTAAATACCCTCACTGGAGAGGTGGAGATGTCGTTGCTCGCCATGATCCGCTCTGACGCTGTGACGCTTTATAGGAGTGATGAGAATGATAGAAACAATTATAAGTTGAAAAAATATAGCGGAGTACAAGTGTTGCGAACCGTGGTACATGATAAGTTGCCGAATGTTGGTCAGTATTCGTACTCTGTGAAAAATGATGATATTAACAGACTAGATGAAAGGGAATACATTACTTATAATCAGATCGCCTCTAACCTCTATGTGCATGATCAGAAGAGTCGCCGCCTCCAAGTGATTTCGACTTATGATGGGACCCCTGTTGCGGGAGTCATGGTCCAAAAATTAGATGAGTCATTTGGTGAAACCAATACCCATTTTACCACCGATAAGGATGGTTTTGTGACACTGCCTTTGAGTCCAAGTCGGTCAGGGTATAGGGTTAAGGTGAACGACCCACGCCTGTGGAATCCTGATAGCTACTATATCCCTGGAGATGTTCAGGATCAACCCGATGTAAAGGATGCTATACAGCTCTATTATTATTTGGATAGGCCTATATATCGTAGAGGACAAGAAGTGAAGATAGGTCTTTTGCTTGTCAGGTCTCAGAAAGAAAAGAATTATGAATTACCTGACAAGAGCATCGATGTAAAGCTAAAAGCATATAGAGGATCAAAAGAAGAGTTAGTACAAGAGGTTACCACTATTACCAATAAGAATGGTATCTCAGAGATAAAGATGACCATCCCGAATGACCCTGAGTTAAATAGATTTTCATTAGAGTCTGAGCACGGGACGAACAATATACGGGTAGAGGATTATAAACTTCAATATCTCAACGTAAAGATAGATAGTATCCCTAAGGGCTATGTTTCTGGGCAACCAATGATGGTTTATGGACAGACGATGGACCTTAACGGAAATCCTACTGCAGCCAATATCGTGATGACATACGATGGCTCTGAGAGGATAGAAGCCCAATCTGGCAATAATGGTCAATTTGTGATGACAACACCGCCAGTCTCTCTCGAGGATGGAAATAATATATGGCGATATGGTCGAAATCAGACGTTAGAGTTTCGGGCGAGTGATGCTCTTGGGAATGTTGCTATGGAGAGGTTGTACTTCTCTAAGCTTGACACCGATATGCCGTTGTCAGCAGACGCACTTCTGGAGGACGAAAATATTACAAAGGAACATTTTACATTAGATAGTAGTAGTCAGCCATATAACTCTCGACTATTGGGTGATCTTAGTGGTAGGACGATCCAAGCAGAGCTTTTGTCAAAAGAGAATGGAGAGAAAATAGCTCTTGGGGTACTACCGATAAATGGAGAGAAAGAGTTTTCTTTCCCCCATCTAAAGAGTGGATACTATCAACTACGACTATATGCTACTGATGGATATGGGAAAGAAGTTAGCGATACATCCAGTGCTTACTATTTTTACAGCGAATCTGACAAAACCCTAAACGTTGATGATGACTTACTGTGGGTTGTTAAGGCGGAAAACGGGACCATCCTATATGGTAGTTCTGTCAGCACGACTCTCACGATGGTTAAGTTTGATGATGAAAAGGTCATTGAATATCAATACATACCAGTCGAGAAGAACGTTGTCTATAGATTAGATGGCCATAAGCTTAGACATGTAAGGAGGGTTATTTTCAATGTCGTCTCAGGTCATCGTTCAGATAGTGAATCGGTAATAATAGATAAGCATGCAGGAGAAGCTAATGAGCCTATAACATTGTCTGGATTAGATTTTACAGATGATGAATACCTCTTGCCTAGCACTCACTTCAAGAGGACTGTCAAAGTGAAATCAGGCGGTCGAGCCCTTAAGAGTGCCCCCGTCATCGTTACTGTTTTCGATAAGGCTGTGGCAGACGCTGCTGAGGATGATAGTTTTTGGGAAAAGGTTGGTTCGGATTATATGATCCCATTCGGAGCATATCAAGAATATGCTTCATTCGATGAGGTCGTCCTGACTTCAGCCCCTGTATCTATGCGAGCTAGTGTGGAGAAATCTGCTGTTGGGAGCGGTGCTCCTGATCTGGAAGAGGTAACGCTAAGGAGTAACTTTGCAGAGACCGCTTTCTTCTCAGCTTTACTGACGACCGATAATAAGGGACAGGTAGTTATCGAATTTGACCTGCCCGACACCCAAACAAAATACAATATCAAGGTCTATACCTTTGATAAGGGATTTAAGAATCAACTTATTTCTGATCACAATTTTAGAGTCTATTCGCCATTAAGTATCGAGCTTAGTATGCCTCGTTTCTTGACTTGGGATGATCATTTAGAGGGTGAGGCTCTTTTGCGTAACACTGGAGAGACCGCCTTTGAATCCCATTACCAAGTGATGCTTGAGAGTGGTCAGGTACTGGCAGAAGGACAAGCTTTTATTCCTGCTGGAGGTACCAAGGCTGTACCTTTCTCATTGCAAGCGGACACCAGCATGGGACAAGAGGTAGTGATTCAGGCTAAGGTAGTAGCTGGAGAGATGACAGATGGTGTAGAATACCGTTTGCCTCTGATGACTAATCTATCTACCTACATCGTGTCTCAGCCTATCTCGCTATATAAGCAGGATAGTGTCAGTCTCGAACTACCTAAAGTAGAGCTTGGCTCGAGTGATGCACAGCTAGAGCTATACCTTGACCCTATTATGGTGCTATTGACACAATTAGCACATGATTATAGAGATCATGGATTAGAGAATAATTCATTCTTTGGAACGGTATATCAATATAATGTTTATAAGCGCCTAGAGCAGTATCTGCAACGGTATCCCGACTTCAGAGCACTATTAAAATTAAGAGCGGCACAGCTTTCTGAGATTCCCAAGGAGGAATTGTCTGGAAGAGATGAGCGACTAGCTGATCCAGAGACACTCTCTACGTTCTTTGATTTTATCACTAGTGAGAAGGTCCTAGCACAGACACTCCTGAAGATGGAAGAGGAAATCCTCTCGCATAAGGTGGTGTCTGGAGGTTTTATCTACAGCAACTATTGGCATGAGCCTTCGCCATTCTTGACCTCATATATTCTTAATAAGCTATCCCCAATTTGGAAGTCTATTGAGAGTGATGAACTGAAAAAGCATCTCGTGGTGAGTGTTGCTTATCTTAAAGACGAGCTACAAAGACAGAACAGTTATTATCATGATTACATTGATTATGCTCTGATTGCTAGTAGCTACGGAATTTCTCTGGATAATTTGTCAGCTAAGGAAGAGAAAGAGTATCATAAGCAGGTAGAGCATGCTAGAAAAAACTATCAGACTGCATATACTAGTTGGATGCTTCGTTTTGCTGAATACAGTAAGCGGTATGATAAGCCAGACCAATTCAAGGAGGTCCATCAGTTTATTGAGGATCGTAGTACCTATAGCTATAATGATGATGAGCTTGCGGTTATGAAGGTCTTTTTAGCCAAAAGCCAAGAGAAGGTGGATGAGCAACTGATCCAATTTTTGCTCAAGATGAAGCAGGCTACTATGTGGCGTAGTGCTGGAGTGATGGAGGTGGCTGAAGTGATTTTGGATAAGATTACTCCTAGCAAGATATCGGATAAGGCAGAGGTCGTTATTAATGGGCAAGGCTATGCTCTTAGTAGGGAAGAGAAGGGCCGAGGGTTTGTTCAATTAACCTATCCTGACCTACCATCAGAGATGAAGATAAGTTGGAGAGGTGTAGAGAGCGACTATGTATTTGGTGGTGTTCGTTATCATGTGACAGAGCCTAGCAAGAGTGCCACACCGACAGGAGAGAAGCTCAAGGTACGTAAGCAAATATTTGCTCGAAAAGTATCAGGTGACGGATCACAAGAGTTTAGGGAAGTGACTAACGAACACCCAGCCAGTAAGGGCGATCGATTGATTATCCGATACACTATTGATACGGAACAGGACTTAAGCCTGGTTACCGTACATGATCCTCGACCAGCAGGAGCAGAATTTGGTTATGACTTCAGTGGTTATCGATTTGGAGATAAGCTTTGGTTTACCTATAGTCGGAGAGATGCAGAAGATCGCATATACATAGACTATCTTCCTAGAGGACAGCATACTATAGAGCTAGAGGCTACAGCCTCTAATAGTGGTACTTTCACTTATGGTCCTGCTGAAATCCAAAGTACTTATGCACCCGAATTTGCAGGTAATAGTGCTGGGGGTAGTATTACGGTCACTACTGCAGAGTAA
- a CDS encoding nucleotide exchange factor GrpE: MKKNKNSHLDDLKNDFPNEEMNIDEAHDNEVSEETETDSEVDNEEADEAIDQFETLQEELNELKDAHLRLRAEYDNYRKRTLKEKSDLIKYGGEKTISGFLDIMDDLDLAIANIKKAETIEGIVEGVELIQSKFISTLKSQGVNAMVVIGEEFDPDKHEAVAMVPTEDKEQKGKIIDCIQTGYTLNDKVIRHPKVVVGQ; encoded by the coding sequence ATGAAAAAGAATAAAAATAGTCATTTGGATGATCTAAAAAATGATTTTCCAAATGAAGAGATGAATATAGACGAGGCTCACGACAATGAGGTCTCAGAAGAGACAGAGACGGACTCTGAGGTGGATAATGAGGAAGCTGATGAAGCGATAGACCAGTTTGAGACGCTTCAAGAAGAGCTGAATGAACTCAAGGATGCACATCTACGACTTCGTGCGGAGTATGACAATTATAGAAAAAGAACACTTAAAGAAAAAAGTGATTTGATTAAGTATGGTGGAGAGAAGACAATCTCTGGGTTCTTAGACATCATGGATGATCTAGACCTCGCCATAGCTAACATCAAAAAAGCAGAGACGATAGAGGGCATTGTTGAGGGGGTAGAGCTGATACAGAGTAAGTTCATCTCAACCCTTAAGTCACAAGGCGTCAATGCTATGGTGGTCATCGGAGAGGAGTTTGATCCAGATAAGCATGAGGCTGTCGCTATGGTTCCTACAGAGGATAAGGAGCAGAAAGGCAAAATAATTGACTGCATTCAGACCGGCTATACTCTGAATGACAAGGTGATTCGTCATCCGAAAGTTGTCGTTGGTCAGTAA
- the dnaJ gene encoding molecular chaperone DnaJ gives MAEKRDYYEVLGIDKNATADQIKKAYRKTAIKYHPDKNPGDKNAEEKFKEAAEAYDVLSDPEKKSRYDQFGHAGVDGSSGGFGAGGMSMDDIFAHFGDIFGGGSFGGFGGFSGFGGFGGGRTVQNQGSDLRIRIHVTLKEILNGTTKKLKVKKLVACSKCHGSGAEDGSGSETCSTCHGSGTVIRTQDSIFGRVQTQTTCPTCKGTGSVIKHKCSKCGGDGLENGEELIEINVPAGVASGMQMTMNGKGNAGPNNGPNGDLLVQFEEVEDPVFIRNGNDVVYNLLIPVSTAIIGGKVLVPTIDGKVKITIEPGTQPGKILRLRDKGLPSVRGYGKGDELIAIQVFIPEKLNAKDKKLVEAMSESSGFEPTESQKEQFMKQQRQKFYD, from the coding sequence ATGGCAGAAAAAAGAGATTATTATGAAGTGCTGGGCATTGATAAAAATGCTACAGCCGATCAGATAAAGAAAGCGTATCGCAAGACAGCTATCAAGTATCACCCTGATAAGAATCCAGGTGATAAAAATGCTGAAGAGAAATTCAAGGAAGCAGCTGAGGCTTATGATGTGTTAAGCGATCCTGAGAAGAAATCTCGCTATGATCAATTTGGTCATGCTGGAGTAGATGGATCTTCTGGCGGTTTTGGAGCTGGTGGAATGTCCATGGATGACATTTTTGCACACTTTGGAGATATTTTTGGTGGTGGTAGTTTTGGCGGATTCGGTGGTTTTAGCGGATTCGGTGGCTTTGGCGGGGGACGTACCGTCCAAAACCAAGGTAGCGACCTTCGGATTCGCATCCATGTTACGCTTAAAGAGATCCTCAATGGTACCACTAAGAAGCTGAAAGTAAAGAAACTTGTTGCTTGCTCAAAATGCCATGGATCTGGTGCAGAGGATGGCTCAGGTAGCGAAACTTGTAGCACTTGTCATGGTAGTGGAACTGTTATACGAACACAGGATAGTATTTTTGGTCGGGTTCAGACTCAGACTACTTGTCCAACGTGTAAGGGTACCGGTTCCGTCATAAAGCACAAATGCTCTAAGTGTGGTGGAGATGGCCTTGAGAATGGTGAGGAGTTGATCGAAATCAATGTTCCTGCAGGTGTCGCATCTGGAATGCAGATGACAATGAACGGCAAGGGAAATGCTGGACCTAACAATGGGCCTAATGGTGATTTGTTGGTACAGTTTGAGGAGGTTGAGGATCCTGTCTTTATTAGAAATGGTAATGATGTGGTATATAACCTACTTATACCTGTTAGTACAGCCATAATCGGAGGTAAGGTATTAGTGCCTACCATTGATGGAAAGGTGAAGATTACTATAGAACCAGGTACACAGCCAGGCAAGATATTGCGATTACGAGACAAGGGGCTCCCTAGTGTCAGAGGTTATGGTAAGGGAGATGAGTTGATAGCTATCCAGGTCTTTATTCCAGAGAAGTTGAATGCTAAGGATAAGAAGCTGGTAGAAGCAATGAGTGAGAGCTCTGGTTTTGAACCTACCGAAAGTCAGAAGGAGCAGTTCATGAAGCAGCAACGTCAGAAGTTTTATGACTAA
- the tpx gene encoding thiol peroxidase has protein sequence MANILFNGSPVKSRGTLPEVGSMAPDFTVTKNDLSDLKLSDLRGKRVVLNIFPSLDTGVCAQSVRQFNKMASEMDNTVVLCVSADLPFAQSRFCGAEGLDNVMPVSTFREDSFDSSYGVMMIDGPLRGLLSRSVVVIDENGKVIHTEQVDDITHEPNYNAAKAVL, from the coding sequence ATGGCAAATATCTTATTTAACGGTAGTCCAGTAAAGAGCAGAGGTACTCTTCCAGAAGTAGGTAGTATGGCTCCTGACTTCACCGTAACAAAGAACGATCTCTCTGATCTAAAACTAAGTGATCTTCGTGGTAAACGAGTGGTGTTGAACATCTTCCCAAGTCTTGACACTGGCGTATGTGCTCAGAGTGTTAGACAGTTCAATAAGATGGCAAGCGAGATGGACAATACTGTAGTACTATGTGTATCTGCGGACCTTCCTTTTGCTCAGAGTCGCTTCTGCGGTGCTGAGGGACTGGACAACGTCATGCCTGTATCCACCTTCAGAGAGGACTCATTTGACTCTTCATACGGGGTAATGATGATAGATGGTCCTCTAAGAGGACTGCTCAGTCGCTCCGTTGTGGTCATTGACGAGAATGGTAAAGTCATCCATACCGAGCAGGTTGATGATATCACTCATGAACCAAATTATAATGCTGCAAAGGCTGTTTTGTAA